CCTGGTGGCAATGTTCCAAGTTTCCATAAAGTCCGGTTTTCATTCtgcagaaacagaggaacaaaCGAATAAATTTTAACTTAACCTACAAGCTATACAAAACAGAGACGCAGATGAATGATAAGTAccaaaagtaaagaagaagaactgacCAGGTCTTGCCAAAAGTGATAAGTTTCTGTAATGTTGTTCTTTTTCCACTCTTTCAGGTCAAAGATGTTCATCCCATAAGCCCATGCGCAGTATTTCGGATCAAAGTTCTCTGAAATGTGTTTATCACTGAAGTTTACGTAAGTGTCAAGGCGATGGAAGGTGACACCACAAGTTTCTACTGCACCGTTCACTTTCCCTTTAAGATCTATGGACCACAGGGGAGTTAAATCCTTCTGAACAACCACATCATCGTCAAGAAACAAGATTTTCTCTAACTTTGGGAAGATCCTCGGGATGTAGAACCTCAAGTGGTTAAGCATTGATATGTATTTCGGGTACCGGTACTTGAGGTTTTCTGAGCCTGATTCAACTGATTCAGATCTATCTGTCTTGAAGTAGAACTTCTTCATAGCTGCTGACTCGAGCTGTCTCAAAACTGGGGAGTAAGATGAGTTGAGCCAAGAAAAATCTTCGAACCTTTGGACATGGATGGTTGCGTCTCCAGGAGGGTTTAACAGAAACCACATACTCATTGCTCCAAAATTGAGTTTATCAGTCACAAGGTGAAAAACATGCCTTGAAGGATCctgccaaaaacaaaaccagtaAGTTTAAAGCTTTTGTTCTTGCATCACTCTTGAGTCTTACCAGTGATTGATCATTACCTCTGCATTCATTACTGTGGAGTTGACGACAACTGACGCAGCCAACACATTATCAGAGAAGAGAGCGTAGTGGTAAAGTTTTGGATTCTCCAACTTCTCCCTTCTTGGAAAATTTCTCATTGGTAAAGGCAAGAGATGATACTCTAGAGTCAAGCGCATGGTCAAGCAGTGGAGAGCATCTGGTAGTGCCTTGGAAGCCAGCTGAGTCAAGAACGTTGTATAAGTTTGCGTGTATTCGAGTTCTTCTTCAGCTGCTTGTAGCATTGCTCTCAGCTTATTTGTCACCAGCTTGCATTCATATAGCTGCTCTTTCGCCCTAGCCAGTATTTGTCCCATGTCTCTTATAGTATCAAGAACTCTGCTACAATAACAAAAGGATCAGACATTTTTAGACTAGATTATTTCATGAGCCTCATCTTTTGAACATTAGGCACTGCTGATAATATTACCTCTGCAGTTGATCAGTATCACTTGATTCTTCCTCCGATGCTATTTTGGCTAGCTGTGTTTCTAGTTCTTCGTGCAAGGCGAGATTGTTTGTCAACTTTGCAAGACCACTGTAAACTCGTGCCATAATGATTTGATCTTGCATGAGACGTAACATATCTTCAAAGTTGTTGCCCCTCCGGTATTCATTTTTCCAAATGGTGTAGTTTCCTAGTGGTGCAGAATCGACTGATCTGGAACGTGCAAGGGCTGCCTTCTCGAATTTGTGGATAGTGTCGTCATTCATCAGTTCATCAGCCCGTTTCACTCTTCTTTCATGTCTTAGGCTCTTGAACAACACAACATGACATAACAATCAGATAAAAGCAACCTAATTACGAATGTGAACAGAgtaaagaaagatgaaaagttACCCTTTCAGACAACATCTCTGGTGTATCATTCAACGCTTGGGATCCTTTTCCTATCCAAGTTCCATGGCCAAAATCAGGAACCATTTTATCTTCGTTTCCCTTTAAACAATAGGTGAAAAGACACAAGCAGCATCACTAACTCCGTAACAGTCAAGAAAAGTAGAGAAGAACCAAAAGTAtcaagttaaaaatcaaaacccaattATGATAAGTCTTTACCTCAGAAGAAGTTACAACTGAATGATACTTCTTCTTGAGTGATTCAAGGCTCAAAGGATTCTCAGTGGATGTGGTGGCGTTGAGAACACCAAGGACCTGTGTCAAACGCTGGTTAGTAAGTATTTGTGCTGTAGCAACAAAAGGAGAACGGAAGCAGCAAAGGTTGATACTTGCCTCTTTTGTGAAAAGAGATCGAACAGATTCTAGAGCTTGATGTTCCCTCCAGTCAAGATCCTGAAAACATCCATTCAACAATCTTGtaatttcaatatttctttTCGAATCTTCAAGTACAATGTGGTGATGAAGTTACCTTGTCGATGAAGTTACTCCCGGTGTTATCTTTATCTGAAAGAATTTGCAGAAGTAAGAACAGCTTCATAAAGAATTACTGAAACTTGTAAGAATgataaagaaaatacaaaagaacctctcaagaaaactaaaaatctaCGATCATCAAGTGAAATCAAGAAAAACGAAAGACTGATATAGGAAAGAAACGGTCAATGGTGAAACAGAAATCGAAAACAGAGAAGGGAAGAAAGGATCaatggtggaagaagaaaacgaaccaAAAGATGAACGCGAGTGAAGTCTGTAGCCGATCATGACGGTGGAATAAACGAGAAATAAGAGAAACCCCATAATCACCGGAGTCACCCATCGATAGAGGTCTCTGCACCTAAATCTTCGTTCGTTTCTCCTCCCCACCATCGCAAACgtgaaaccctaatcgaaacccTAGGAGCCGATCGCTAAATTCAGTTTCTCTCTCACACTCCAATATGCTTTCTCTTTGCTCTTCTCTGATATGTGTAGAAGAACTCTAACAGAGTATTATTTCAAATCGGCTTTTATATACGCAGATGAGAGCCTTAACGTCGTCGTTTCAACCCCATGGCTTGGAGAGCGTCTAACGACGTCGTTTACTCAGTAGCTTAGTAAAGGATATAATGGTAAAACGGCCTCGTTTCAGCTGTAATGCCAGACTGGCAAAAGTAGGCCGTCAGATTTGACCTTATTGGGCTTTAGCAAACCTAAGCCcaaaattatttacaattaaaaatctgaatataaatagtaaaatcGAGATTAACGAGAAGATTCAGATCCTAAACTTTCTCCACCGGATCTCGAAATCGGAGACTCAGCAGCCAAAAAAACGATGGCCGCCGACGGGATATTTCGCAGCATCTTCGAAGGATGTATCTCGGGACTCGATTCCGCCATCGAGAGGCGTCCTTACCACAAAAACTGCGGATGTGCGCTCCACGATAAATCAAGCGGCGttggaaaaaatcaaaatcagaaacgGCCGCCGTCTTGTCGCCGACACGGAAGCTCAGAGAGCATCTCGTTCCCGATCCGAAGATCTTGGAGTGAAGGAAACATCATGGCTCTGAATATGTTTCCCtcatcgtcgtcttcgtctAATCTCCAATCTCTTTCGTCGTCCTCTTCTCTCTCAAATCTGGCGTCCGATTTACCGGTTGATGAAGCTGCGACGGAGGTTCCGAGTAGATCTAATCAACAGCTTCGATGGACGATTGACGAGGATGATTGATGATtgaatgattgattgattgatgatcAATTCCaggttgttttgttgttaactTTTTGCTAATCTACGTTTGGGTTTAATTAATTTCCTTAATAATCTGTATTTGAggacaaaaataaacaacaatttAAGTGTgcctttttgtatatatatatatatatatatatatatatattttttgtttttttcatttttgtgaaAGAAACGAAAATGTTTTGAGGGATGTTTACAATTGGAATTTTGAATGATTAGCTCGTGGAGAGGTTAATTTGTTCTTCTTATGTATGTAGAGAGCAAAAGTAATTTAGGAATCTTTGGCAATGAAGCATCGTATCTCTCGTTGTAGTTTATTGTGAAAATCCCATGCGTCATGCAATACCATTTGTCATTGGTTTTGTGGTATTGTGTGTGAGCTCAAACTCGAGTTTTAACGATGGCAAGTATTTATTAACATCAAATGTGAAATCCTCGTTGTGATCATAGTAAAGAGTTGAATTGGCCTTTTACTAAAATCCCCTCGATACAATAATCCTCAAATCACACCTACTATCACCTTcaaggaaaaaacaaattgagTTATTTTCTTGTATGTTTCTATTGTCGATTGGTCAAGACCCCTCGTGGCCGTAATAACCTCTCTTGGTTGCTGCGTTACGGTTGCGTCTGTAATAGCTGAATGGCCTTGTCCTCGGAAACCGAACCTATGGGATTTGTATATCCGGATAGCAATAAAAATAGCAAAGAGGGTGATTGCTACGCTTATGGACACGCTTACATAAACATTGCCTAAAGGACCtgcatattaaatattttatagactctGTTTAATTTAGATTGTTTTtcataataaaagtaaaattatttataaggAAATTAAACATGCTTTTCGTATGAactggtttatcaataaaaatcaaGTTATTTTTCAAAGTCAAATACCAATTTAGTAGTAGGCTACATGTCATGGTTTATCGtactattttcttttcaaatccGTATAATAAATGTAGCTAAGataattcataatatttatatttgtataaatgTAGCTAAGataattcattatatatatatatatagaggaaattgagattttggtacattttaaaaacttaattggaagttgatgttgttgttatttgtcctttttacatttgatttcttaaaaatattccCCTAATTTCTGGTGATATactatatgtttttaaaatgtaaggagttatatattatgacatatcatatttataatttgGTGTTGTATATATTACCAAAATTGTTTCGAATCTCACATACACACATTCCTCTTCTATTAAAATTCAGGACTCAGAActttttcactctctctctcttccggTGCTCGACGGCGACAACACGTAAGCAGACGAACTTAGATCTAATTTGTTTTGCGAATTTTGTTTTTCGGTTCTGGTAGTAATTGCGTTTTGTTTTACAATTGAATTCATCTAAATAATATTGTACCAGAACAAACTGTGTACAATCGAGGTCATGACTTTTTAACCATCTCTTTTTGAACATTATTTGTCTAAACCAAATTTGCATGACTATTAGTATCCAAGACATTATTCTTACGTAATATTAGATTGTCAAACTCATATCTTTCTAAAATCGATAGCTACAAATTTTGATTCATTGATCAGTTCTTAGTTGCAATTTCTCATATTACTTTTGTTTCATAATCATATAAGGTATTTGATCATTAGGTGTTTGATCTCTATTGAAAATTTTCTCGATTATTTGTTTAGTACTTTGTTGATATTCTATAGTGATAATTGTGACATCGTCGATATTAATacatgagtatatatatttaataaggTTTTATATACGGACTACGACATTCTAGCGTGTGACATGTTAAGATTCAATTCGATCGTAATGATGCCTACtggattattaattttttttactagtttATTTAATGAGTGGataattatttgaaaaccaCCAAAGGTTTCTTCGATTTGAAGTTTTTTCACGGaggaaaatcattaaattatatacaaaaaatatcttgatgagaaaaaaaaacaagagaaatagATCGACatggggtttttttttcctttatttatttctttcttagCTTCTATTTTCTATGAGTTCCCTTTTTTCGCAATAAActgtttataaataaatgaatctTGATAACAAAgtactatattttatataattataacaagAGTTCTCGacgaaacaaaaataaaatctaagaaaaaccCTAGACGCCGAGTCACAGATCTTCGGCCTACACACACGGGTATGACTTTTTGTTGCTAGAATACTTTTCATTGTTGTTAACTAATCACGATTATGAATTAGGGTTTACTAACTCTTAGATAATTAAGATTTGCTATTATCACAGCGATGATTAACCTATAGGAATATGTGATATTTTAGTTGCTTCAGACTCGCGCGgacatgcaatatatatatatatatatatatatatattactaattactaattggcaaaataaagatgatctatatacttatttagaGTACACAGTGGTTATTGTGAAATCATTGATAttaatttcttgtttgttatattAGCTATCATGAATGCTAATGCTCTTGGGATTGCGATGATAACTGAGCAATGTGCATGGTGGGGGTGCTTCACACACCCATCAGGATCAGACTATTGCGGGAAGGGCTGCCTAACGATAGCTTCTcatgtttcaaaacaaaaacacccgATTTTGATGTCAATCCCATTTTGTTCGATGACTGAATATTACATTGccaaaattttgcattttttaaagGCTAAAAGGGATAGCGGAGTTCCTCACTTGTCTCGAGATTTATTTAGAACTCCCCCTTGGAAATCAAGTATGtatagtaatataatatttcttctataaattCTATTGTCCTTcttataatatttgttatattaacTCTTGAGTCTCATTGGAGAGATATTTTCCCGTAGGTATCGTGGAATGCCAAACAACTGGTTGTTCATTGGCTCA
The Camelina sativa cultivar DH55 chromosome 6, Cs, whole genome shotgun sequence genome window above contains:
- the LOC104793623 gene encoding uncharacterized protein LOC104793623; its protein translation is MAADGIFRSIFEGCISGLDSAIERRPYHKNCGCALHDKSSGVGKNQNQKRPPSCRRHGSSESISFPIRRSWSEGNIMALNMFPSSSSSSNLQSLSSSSSLSNLASDLPVDEAATEVPSRSNQQLRWTIDEDD
- the LOC104793622 gene encoding putative galacturonosyltransferase 2 — encoded protein: MVGRRNERRFRCRDLYRWVTPVIMGFLLFLVYSTVMIGYRLHSRSSFDKDNTGSNFIDKDLDWREHQALESVRSLFTKEASINLCCFRSPFVATAQILTNQRLTQVLGVLNATTSTENPLSLESLKKKYHSVVTSSEGNEDKMVPDFGHGTWIGKGSQALNDTPEMLSERSLRHERRVKRADELMNDDTIHKFEKAALARSRSVDSAPLGNYTIWKNEYRRGNNFEDMLRLMQDQIIMARVYSGLAKLTNNLALHEELETQLAKIASEEESSDTDQLQRVLDTIRDMGQILARAKEQLYECKLVTNKLRAMLQAAEEELEYTQTYTTFLTQLASKALPDALHCLTMRLTLEYHLLPLPMRNFPRREKLENPKLYHYALFSDNVLAASVVVNSTVMNAEDPSRHVFHLVTDKLNFGAMSMWFLLNPPGDATIHVQRFEDFSWLNSSYSPVLRQLESAAMKKFYFKTDRSESVESGSENLKYRYPKYISMLNHLRFYIPRIFPKLEKILFLDDDVVVQKDLTPLWSIDLKGKVNGAVETCGVTFHRLDTYVNFSDKHISENFDPKYCAWAYGMNIFDLKEWKKNNITETYHFWQDLNENRTLWKLGTLPPGLITFYKLTLPLQGKWHLLGLGYDKGIDVKKIERSAVIHYNGHMKPWTEMAISKYQPYWTKYINFDHPFIFSCRLFE